One Chitinophaga varians DNA window includes the following coding sequences:
- a CDS encoding cytochrome P450 produces MKTPLSQHPLHPRMQAALPFFDTGFTPYYSDHIPGAWQVTRYEDVVAVLSDYATFSSEYIPKTDDNVFTRNLNVTDPPKHKHLRALATKAFSPAIIAQSEGWIRQQCEELLLPHLSAGSIEFVGDFALQLPHRVISRLLGVPDAEVEKVRQWIIAVAGDPRVIGVEIFGRSMQEMSIFFSDLIQKRTAHPQDDLISQLITSEVEGNRLETMDVIAMCVAIFLGGYETTKSSLANAMYIFSQLPDIQAHLAGHTEDIPKAITEALRVLSPVKGFPRIAAKDTMVSSAAIKKGDLVNVSVSTANKDEAVFANPDAFDMDRSNLNQALSFGHGIHYCLGAPLARVETRIAFETIFSHARVRLASAVEPEPEISALVYSLKSLPLVLDKI; encoded by the coding sequence ATGAAAACGCCTTTGAGCCAACATCCCCTGCATCCGCGTATGCAGGCTGCACTACCTTTTTTCGACACCGGATTCACCCCTTACTATTCAGACCATATTCCCGGCGCCTGGCAGGTGACACGTTATGAGGATGTGGTGGCTGTGTTGAGTGACTATGCTACTTTTTCCAGTGAGTACATCCCTAAAACCGATGACAACGTATTTACGCGTAACCTGAACGTGACAGACCCGCCGAAACACAAGCACTTGCGGGCGTTGGCCACCAAAGCGTTTTCGCCGGCCATCATCGCCCAGTCCGAAGGCTGGATACGGCAACAGTGTGAAGAATTGTTGTTGCCACATCTGTCTGCCGGTTCTATTGAATTTGTGGGAGACTTTGCTTTACAGTTGCCTCATCGTGTGATCTCCCGGCTGCTGGGCGTACCGGATGCCGAGGTGGAGAAGGTAAGACAATGGATCATTGCGGTGGCAGGCGATCCACGGGTCATAGGGGTGGAGATTTTCGGCCGCTCCATGCAGGAAATGAGCATCTTTTTCTCTGACCTCATTCAGAAACGGACCGCGCATCCGCAAGACGACCTGATTTCACAGCTGATCACTTCCGAAGTGGAAGGTAACAGACTGGAAACGATGGACGTGATAGCGATGTGCGTAGCTATTTTCCTGGGAGGTTATGAAACCACGAAGAGCTCCCTGGCCAATGCCATGTATATCTTCTCCCAGCTGCCGGACATTCAGGCGCACCTGGCGGGGCATACGGAAGATATTCCGAAGGCGATCACGGAAGCATTGCGGGTATTGTCGCCGGTAAAAGGATTTCCGAGAATAGCTGCGAAGGACACCATGGTTTCCTCCGCAGCCATTAAAAAAGGTGATCTGGTAAATGTCTCTGTGAGCACAGCGAATAAAGATGAAGCTGTTTTCGCAAATCCGGACGCTTTTGATATGGACCGTTCCAACCTCAACCAGGCACTGAGTTTCGGGCATGGTATCCATTATTGCCTGGGTGCGCCGCTGGCCAGGGTGGAAACACGGATTGCTTTTGAAACGATCTTCAGCCATGCGCGGGTACGGCTGGCGTCGGCCGTGGAGCCGGAACCTGAAATCAGCGCGCTGGTATACAGTTTAAAAAGCCTGCCGCTGGTATTAGACAAGATCTAA
- a CDS encoding terpene synthase family protein has protein sequence MNAIILPILYCPIEPAINPNYQHAIDHTNAWVKRFALHTDSSYEKYLDDNFGMMTARFYPECGLDQLKLANDANVLLFVMDDAMDNQIERDELIQSRLNFESFVAACKQILSDPQPPKAGDTGVMAALADVWIRFKAISTPEWQRHFVESLHKMFAAGLWEYGNVQTGQLPSVAEFYKRRQYLGAAHVSTDMIEVIEEISLPADILQHPAVTELVVLARNLVCWANDLFSLSKELDHGDQHNMVLIMKAERKLSLEKAIVQAAALHDQEMRQFEKVSAQLPSFGAYDAAVKKYVRILGAILRGNMDWSYRETARYNFEYGHVALDLV, from the coding sequence ATGAATGCAATAATTCTTCCAATCCTCTACTGCCCTATTGAGCCAGCGATCAATCCAAACTACCAACATGCCATCGACCACACCAATGCGTGGGTAAAGAGATTTGCACTGCACACAGACAGCAGTTACGAAAAATACCTGGATGACAACTTTGGAATGATGACTGCCCGGTTTTATCCCGAATGCGGGCTGGACCAGCTGAAGCTGGCCAACGATGCCAACGTGCTTTTATTTGTGATGGACGACGCCATGGACAACCAGATAGAGCGCGATGAACTGATACAGTCCCGTTTAAACTTTGAAAGTTTCGTAGCGGCCTGTAAACAGATCCTGTCAGACCCGCAACCGCCCAAAGCAGGCGATACCGGCGTCATGGCGGCGCTGGCGGACGTATGGATCCGTTTCAAGGCCATCAGCACGCCCGAATGGCAACGCCATTTCGTGGAAAGCCTGCATAAAATGTTTGCCGCAGGATTGTGGGAATATGGTAACGTTCAAACCGGTCAGCTCCCGTCCGTAGCTGAGTTTTACAAGAGGAGGCAATACCTCGGAGCGGCGCATGTCAGTACAGACATGATTGAAGTGATAGAAGAGATATCACTGCCGGCCGATATCCTTCAACATCCGGCAGTGACGGAATTAGTGGTGCTGGCGCGCAACCTGGTATGCTGGGCCAACGATCTCTTTTCCCTGTCGAAGGAACTGGACCATGGCGACCAGCATAACATGGTGCTGATCATGAAAGCTGAAAGGAAACTTTCGCTGGAAAAGGCCATTGTACAGGCAGCAGCCCTGCATGACCAGGAAATGCGACAGTTCGAAAAAGTGTCTGCCCAGCTCCCCTCCTTCGGCGCCTACGATGCTGCTGTGAAAAAGTATGTCCGCATTCTTGGCGCTATTCTGCGTGGCAACATGGACTGGAGCTACCGGGAAACAGCACGGTACAACTTTGAATATGGCCACGTGGCGTTAGATCTTGTCTAA
- a CDS encoding hybrid sensor histidine kinase/response regulator — MRRLWRLLKTLPFLGTDGAPLPLNSKRVIIILNSLALLTSFLCFLISTVLWNTAHEIRISGVGYAMAIIYLGVPLFNKVGKTNSALLTIFILQSFSAMYYGALLGPAINIEALAVFLCGAALLIIKSSRYKWAAITFVLTVTVILKVIWYGNLIDPLPLSISNNRLVYFFAAGAVLLMNALLLYFYERAVNKSNRELEQLVEERTLALDQANRYKTTYLNSLSHDYRTQLNPIYGLAHELVLQAEDEGMPDHIQVSTDVIRALYASSRNMLDMTNVVLDTARIEAGIYNVPQPAPFSVRQWLYQQLDSYQYVSPVPLQVKIAGIPGRIVSDAALLTRILSNLLTNAIKFSCPGGAITITARATDRYFILEVSDEGKGIPAEELDKIFDLYITGSKPGEGTGLGLPISRKIAETLGGTLTATSETGKGSTFRLSIPMVADNSRKSQPQQPNEFEKFYGAKVLCVDDDHSNRLLAELQLKRLGCTTAFAASSAEALEKAHEIMPDVILLDYYLPEISGMALLGKIRKDNLLRHVPVIFISGNADTAEIAAARTHGEGFLSKPIMLEQLYYALLPFLSSRLVTEAGH; from the coding sequence ATGCGTAGATTATGGCGCCTGTTGAAAACTCTTCCATTCCTTGGTACAGATGGGGCACCGCTTCCGTTAAACAGCAAGCGTGTCATTATCATCCTTAACTCCCTGGCTTTATTAACCTCTTTCCTGTGTTTCCTGATCTCTACGGTTTTATGGAACACAGCACACGAAATTCGTATCTCCGGCGTCGGTTACGCGATGGCCATTATTTACCTGGGCGTGCCGTTGTTTAACAAGGTCGGCAAAACCAACTCCGCCCTGTTGACCATCTTTATACTGCAGTCCTTCAGCGCTATGTACTACGGCGCGCTGCTGGGACCGGCCATCAACATAGAAGCGCTCGCCGTTTTCCTCTGCGGCGCTGCTCTGCTGATCATCAAATCCAGCCGCTATAAATGGGCAGCCATCACCTTTGTGTTAACGGTAACGGTTATCCTGAAAGTGATCTGGTATGGCAATCTGATAGACCCGCTGCCACTGAGCATCAGCAACAACCGGCTGGTATATTTCTTCGCGGCCGGGGCGGTATTGCTGATGAACGCGCTCCTGCTCTACTTCTACGAGCGGGCCGTCAATAAAAGCAACCGCGAACTGGAACAGCTGGTGGAAGAACGGACCCTGGCGCTGGACCAGGCCAACCGCTATAAAACCACCTATCTCAACTCCCTGTCACACGACTACCGTACGCAGCTGAACCCTATTTACGGTCTGGCGCATGAACTGGTATTGCAGGCGGAAGATGAAGGCATGCCTGACCACATACAGGTGTCTACCGATGTGATCCGCGCACTGTACGCCTCTTCCCGCAATATGCTCGACATGACCAACGTAGTGCTGGACACCGCCCGTATTGAAGCCGGCATATACAATGTGCCGCAACCGGCGCCGTTTTCCGTACGGCAATGGCTTTATCAGCAGCTGGACAGCTACCAGTACGTTTCGCCGGTACCGCTGCAGGTAAAGATCGCCGGCATCCCCGGTCGCATTGTGTCAGATGCCGCCCTGCTCACACGGATACTGAGCAACCTGCTCACCAACGCGATTAAATTTTCCTGTCCCGGCGGCGCCATTACCATCACCGCCCGTGCTACCGACCGGTATTTTATCCTGGAAGTGAGTGACGAAGGAAAAGGCATTCCCGCCGAAGAGCTGGACAAAATTTTCGATTTATATATCACCGGTTCCAAACCCGGGGAAGGCACCGGCCTTGGCCTGCCTATCTCCCGGAAAATAGCCGAGACGCTGGGCGGTACCCTTACCGCCACCAGCGAAACCGGCAAAGGCAGCACCTTCCGGCTGAGCATCCCGATGGTGGCCGATAACAGCCGGAAATCACAGCCGCAGCAGCCGAATGAATTTGAGAAATTCTACGGCGCCAAAGTGCTCTGCGTGGACGATGACCACAGCAACCGGCTACTGGCTGAACTGCAACTAAAACGATTAGGCTGTACCACCGCTTTCGCCGCCTCATCCGCCGAAGCGCTGGAAAAAGCTCACGAAATTATGCCCGACGTAATATTGCTCGATTACTACCTGCCCGAAATATCTGGTATGGCCCTGCTTGGAAAGATCCGCAAGGACAACCTGCTGCGCCATGTCCCGGTGATTTTTATCAGCGGAAATGCAGATACAGCAGAGATTGCGGCGGCCAGGACCCATGGCGAAGGATTCCTTTCCAAACCCATTATGCTGGAACAATTATACTATGCCTTACTACCTTTTTTGTCCAGCAGGCTCGTCACGGAAGCGGGTCACTAA